In Serratia sp. FDAARGOS_506, a genomic segment contains:
- the motB gene encoding flagellar motor protein MotB, with product MKQNHPVVLVRKRKSHHAAHHGGSWKIAYADFMTAMMAFFLVMWLLAIASPQELTQIAEYFRTPLKVALTSGDKSSSESSPIPGGGDDPTQQHGLVRKQVDSPDKRAEELRLNKLREKLDELIESDPRLKALRPHLLINMMDEGLRIQIIDSQNRPMFKTGSAQVESYMRDILRAIAPILNDLPNKISLSGHTDDIPYATGERGYSNWELSADRANASRRELIAGGLAEGKVLRVVGMAATMSLKQHGADDAINRRITVLVLNKETQEGIEHENAESNAMDIAQPDSLKQLAPSATAPASQTPESQSATPTEPTPLPATDSVGQSQASPAIATAGQTPEQPAAAPAPTNRDSQPEVTP from the coding sequence ATGAAACAGAATCACCCGGTCGTTCTGGTCAGAAAGCGCAAGTCGCATCATGCCGCCCATCACGGCGGCTCCTGGAAGATCGCTTATGCCGATTTTATGACGGCGATGATGGCGTTCTTCCTGGTGATGTGGCTGCTGGCGATCGCCAGCCCGCAGGAGCTGACGCAAATCGCCGAATATTTCCGCACGCCGCTCAAGGTCGCCCTGACCAGCGGCGACAAGAGCAGTTCCGAAAGCAGCCCAATTCCGGGGGGCGGTGACGATCCTACGCAGCAGCACGGCCTGGTGAGAAAACAGGTCGATTCGCCGGACAAACGCGCCGAAGAGCTGCGCCTGAATAAGCTGCGCGAAAAGCTTGATGAGTTGATTGAGTCCGATCCGCGCCTGAAGGCGCTGCGTCCGCACCTGTTGATCAACATGATGGACGAAGGGCTGCGCATCCAGATTATCGATAGTCAGAACCGGCCGATGTTCAAAACCGGCAGCGCGCAGGTCGAAAGCTATATGCGCGATATTCTGCGGGCGATAGCGCCGATCCTCAACGACTTGCCGAACAAGATCAGCCTGTCCGGCCACACCGATGATATCCCTTATGCCACCGGCGAGCGCGGCTACAGCAACTGGGAATTGTCGGCCGATCGCGCTAACGCCTCTCGGCGCGAGCTGATCGCCGGCGGCCTGGCGGAAGGCAAGGTGCTGCGGGTGGTGGGCATGGCGGCGACCATGAGCCTGAAGCAGCACGGCGCCGATGACGCGATTAACCGTCGCATCACCGTGCTGGTGCTGAATAAGGAAACGCAAGAAGGCATCGAACACGAAAATGCCGAAAGCAACGCGATGGATATTGCCCAGCCGGACAGCTTGAAGCAACTGGCTCCGTCGGCGACTGCGCCGGCCAGCCAAACGCCGGAATCCCAATCGGCAACGCCGACTGAGCCAACGCCGTTGCCGGCAACGGACTCCGTCGGTCAATCGCAGGCATCCCCGGCGATAGCCACGGCCGGCCAAACGCCGGAACAACCGGCGGCCGCCCCCGCACCGACTAACCGCGACTCACAGCCAGAGGTGACCCCGTGA
- the motA gene encoding flagellar motor stator protein MotA, whose amino-acid sequence MLVILGYLVVLGAVFGGYLIVGGHLGALYQPAEFLIIGGAGVGAFIVGNNGKAIKATLRALPRLMRRSKYNKDLYMDLMALLFRLLAKSRQQGMLSLEFDIDNPQESEIFSNYPRILADNTLVEFITDYLRLMVSGNMNAFEIEALMDEEIETYEQESEVPAGSLAMVGDSLPAFGIVAAVMGVVHALASADRPAAELGALIANAMVGTFLGILLAYGFISPLATLLRQKSAENVKMMQCIKVTLLSSLNGYAPQIAVEFGRKTLYTTERPSFVELEEHVRRVKAPAQQATEEEEA is encoded by the coding sequence GTGCTAGTTATTTTGGGTTATCTCGTGGTATTGGGTGCGGTGTTTGGCGGCTACCTGATCGTGGGCGGTCATCTCGGGGCGTTATATCAACCGGCGGAGTTTCTGATTATCGGCGGAGCGGGGGTCGGCGCTTTCATCGTCGGCAACAACGGCAAGGCGATCAAGGCTACGTTGCGCGCGCTGCCGCGGCTGATGCGCCGTTCCAAATACAACAAAGATCTGTACATGGATCTGATGGCGCTGTTGTTCCGCCTGCTGGCCAAATCGCGTCAGCAAGGCATGCTGTCGCTCGAGTTCGACATCGATAATCCGCAAGAAAGTGAAATTTTCTCTAATTATCCGCGCATCCTTGCCGATAACACCCTGGTGGAGTTCATTACCGATTATTTACGGCTGATGGTGAGCGGCAATATGAATGCGTTCGAGATCGAAGCGCTGATGGACGAAGAGATCGAAACCTACGAGCAGGAAAGTGAAGTGCCCGCCGGCAGCCTGGCGATGGTGGGCGACTCCTTACCTGCGTTCGGCATCGTCGCGGCGGTGATGGGAGTGGTGCACGCCCTGGCTTCGGCAGACCGGCCGGCCGCGGAACTGGGGGCGCTGATCGCTAACGCCATGGTCGGTACTTTCCTCGGCATTTTGCTGGCCTACGGTTTCATCTCGCCGCTGGCCACGTTGCTGCGCCAAAAAAGCGCCGAAAACGTCAAGATGATGCAGTGCATCAAGGTTACGCTGCTGTCGAGCCTGAACGGCTACGCGCCGCAGATCGCGGTCGAGTTCGGCCGTAAAACGCTGTATACCACCGAACGTCCTTCTTTCGTTGAGCTGGAAGAACACGTGCGCCGCGTGAAAGCGCCGGCGCAGCAGGCGACGGAAGAAGAAGAAGCATGA
- the flhC gene encoding flagellar transcriptional regulator FlhC, translating to MMVEKSIVQEAKDIQLAMELISLGARLQMLESETQLSRGRLIKLYKELRGSPPPKGMLPFSTDWFMTWEQNIHSSMFYNAYLFLMKSGQCSGVEAVIKAYRLYLEQCPQQAGDAPLLALTRAWTLVRFVDSGMLQLSACSCCGGAFITHAHQPLNGFICSLCQPPSRAVKRRKLSPQLADIIPQLLDEQVKRAI from the coding sequence ATGATGGTTGAAAAAAGTATTGTTCAAGAAGCCAAGGACATTCAGCTCGCCATGGAGCTGATTTCACTGGGAGCCCGTTTGCAGATGCTGGAGAGCGAAACCCAGCTCAGCCGCGGGCGCTTGATTAAACTTTATAAGGAGTTGCGCGGTAGCCCGCCGCCAAAAGGGATGCTGCCGTTCTCAACCGACTGGTTTATGACTTGGGAACAGAATATTCACTCCTCGATGTTTTACAACGCCTACCTGTTTCTGATGAAAAGCGGGCAGTGCAGCGGTGTGGAAGCGGTGATTAAAGCCTATCGCCTCTACCTGGAGCAGTGCCCTCAGCAGGCCGGCGATGCGCCGCTGCTGGCGCTGACCCGCGCCTGGACGCTGGTGCGTTTCGTCGACAGCGGCATGCTGCAGCTTTCCGCCTGCAGCTGCTGCGGCGGCGCATTTATCACCCACGCGCACCAGCCGCTGAACGGTTTCATCTGCAGTTTATGCCAACCCCCATCCCGCGCCGTAAAAAGACGTAAACTTTCGCCGCAACTGGCCGATATTATTCCTCAACTGCTGGACGAGCAGGTCAAACGCGCCATTTGA
- the flhD gene encoding flagellar transcriptional regulator FlhD: MGTSELLKHIYDINLSYLLLAQRLINDEKASAMFRLGIDETMADALAQLTLPQMVKLAETNQLVCHFRFNDHQTIERLTKESRVDDLQQIHTGILLSSHLLQELSTKDASPTKKRA; this comes from the coding sequence ATGGGTACGTCTGAATTACTTAAGCATATTTATGACATCAATTTGTCATATTTACTTTTAGCACAGCGTTTGATCAACGATGAAAAAGCGTCCGCAATGTTCCGCCTTGGTATCGATGAAACCATGGCCGACGCGTTGGCGCAGCTGACTTTGCCGCAAATGGTTAAACTGGCCGAGACCAACCAGCTGGTTTGCCACTTCCGCTTTAACGATCACCAGACCATCGAACGCCTGACCAAAGAGTCGCGCGTCGACGATCTGCAACAAATCCATACCGGCATTTTGCTATCAAGCCATTTACTGCAAGAGCTATCGACTAAAGACGCTAGCCCGACGAAGAAAAGAGCCTGA
- the ydgT gene encoding transcription modulator YdgT, with product MTDTLEYLLTFRKCSSLDSLEKVYDKLNYSIENDTEMSNMYRAADHRRAELVAGKLFDLGKVPKTLWAQVL from the coding sequence ATGACCGATACGCTCGAATATCTGCTGACATTCCGTAAATGCTCCTCTTTGGACAGCCTGGAAAAGGTGTACGACAAACTGAACTACTCCATTGAAAATGATACAGAAATGAGCAACATGTACCGCGCCGCCGACCACCGTCGCGCCGAGCTGGTTGCCGGTAAATTGTTCGATCTGGGCAAGGTACCGAAAACGCTGTGGGCGCAGGTGCTTTAA
- the uspC gene encoding universal stress protein UspC, with protein MGYQNVLVTVAVAPDSHRLVEKAVSIVRPYSGSITLLSTLANPEMYNNFAGPMLGDLRALMEEETRLFMEELRQRAGYPIADTLIVHGELGDSLEYASRNRPFDLLLCGNHRDGMMNKVSCSAARFINISHIDVLIVPL; from the coding sequence ATGGGGTATCAAAACGTTCTGGTCACCGTCGCCGTCGCGCCTGACAGCCATCGCCTGGTGGAAAAGGCCGTCTCCATCGTTCGCCCCTACAGCGGCAGCATTACTCTATTAAGCACCCTTGCCAACCCGGAAATGTACAACAATTTCGCCGGGCCGATGCTGGGCGACTTACGCGCACTGATGGAGGAGGAAACGCGGCTGTTTATGGAGGAGCTGCGCCAACGCGCCGGTTATCCGATTGCCGATACGCTGATCGTGCACGGCGAACTGGGTGACAGCCTGGAGTACGCCAGCCGCAACAGGCCGTTCGACCTGCTGCTCTGTGGCAATCACCGCGACGGCATGATGAACAAGGTCTCCTGTTCCGCCGCACGCTTCATCAATATCAGCCATATCGACGTGCTGATCGTCCCGCTCTAA
- a CDS encoding NADP-dependent oxidoreductase: MSPSQQNRRFLLASRPHGEPTAANFRLDTVPVPQPGAGQLLLRTVYLSLDPYMRGRMSDAPSYAPPVEIGQVMVGGTVSRVEASQHPDFSVGDWVLGYDGWQDYALSDGNGLRNLGPHLSHPSRLLGVLGMPGFTAYMGLLDIGQPQAGETLVVAAASGAVGSVVGQIGKLKGCRVVGVAGGAEKCRYVVEELGFDACIDHRAPDFADQLAAACPQGIDIYYENVGGAVFDAVLPLLNAKARIPVCGIIAHYNATGLPAGPDRLPLLEGLILRKRIRMQGFIIFDDYGSRFDEFLQQMSSWVEQGKIKFREDIVDGLEQAPQAFIGLLQGKNFGKLVIRVAEQ; this comes from the coding sequence ATGTCCCCTTCTCAACAGAACCGTCGCTTCCTGCTGGCCTCGCGCCCGCACGGCGAACCGACGGCGGCGAACTTCCGTCTCGATACCGTCCCCGTGCCGCAGCCCGGCGCGGGGCAGCTGTTGCTGCGCACCGTTTATCTGTCGTTGGATCCTTATATGCGCGGACGCATGAGCGATGCCCCTTCCTATGCACCGCCGGTCGAGATCGGTCAGGTCATGGTGGGCGGTACGGTATCGCGCGTTGAGGCCTCACAACATCCCGATTTCAGCGTCGGCGATTGGGTGTTGGGCTATGACGGCTGGCAGGATTACGCCCTGTCCGATGGCAACGGCCTGCGCAACCTCGGCCCGCACCTGTCGCATCCTTCCCGCCTGCTGGGCGTTCTGGGCATGCCGGGGTTTACCGCTTACATGGGATTGCTCGATATCGGCCAACCGCAGGCGGGTGAAACGCTGGTGGTAGCCGCAGCCAGCGGTGCGGTCGGTTCGGTGGTCGGCCAAATCGGGAAGCTGAAAGGTTGCCGCGTCGTCGGCGTTGCCGGCGGGGCGGAAAAATGCCGCTATGTGGTGGAAGAGTTGGGATTCGACGCCTGCATCGATCACCGCGCCCCGGACTTTGCCGACCAGTTGGCTGCCGCCTGCCCGCAGGGCATCGACATCTATTATGAAAACGTCGGCGGTGCGGTGTTCGACGCCGTGTTGCCACTGTTGAACGCCAAAGCGCGCATTCCAGTCTGCGGCATCATAGCCCATTACAATGCCACCGGATTACCTGCCGGGCCGGACCGCTTGCCGCTGCTGGAAGGGCTGATCCTGCGTAAACGCATCCGTATGCAGGGCTTTATCATCTTCGACGACTACGGCTCACGCTTTGATGAGTTCCTGCAACAGATGAGCAGCTGGGTCGAGCAGGGGAAAATCAAGTTCCGCGAAGACATCGTCGACGGGCTGGAACAAGCCCCGCAGGCATTTATCGGTCTGCTGCAGGGCAAAAACTTCGGCAAGCTGGTGATCCGCGTCGCCGAGCAATAA
- the pcp gene encoding pyroglutamyl-peptidase I, which translates to MNKVLITGIEPFDGDAVNPSWQVVQTLAGEQIAGAEIAVLELPCVLGVANTRLIAAIEALQPLAVICLGLAGGRAEISLERVAINLIDARIPDNAGQQPIDVPVVAGGPVGYFSTLPVKAAVQQLRRQGIPAAISYTAGTYNCNHIFYGLRHYLEMQHAGIRGGFVHIPYSHELAAAHPGKPSMALATMAEAVRTIVQVTLTVEEDARFGDGAVH; encoded by the coding sequence ATGAACAAAGTATTGATCACCGGCATTGAGCCGTTCGATGGTGATGCGGTGAATCCTTCCTGGCAGGTAGTGCAGACGTTGGCCGGTGAACAGATAGCCGGTGCGGAAATCGCGGTGCTTGAGCTGCCCTGCGTATTGGGCGTGGCCAATACGCGGTTGATCGCAGCGATTGAGGCATTGCAGCCGCTGGCGGTAATTTGTCTGGGGCTAGCCGGGGGCCGGGCCGAGATATCGCTGGAAAGGGTAGCCATCAATCTGATCGATGCCCGCATTCCCGATAATGCGGGGCAACAGCCGATCGACGTACCGGTGGTCGCCGGTGGGCCGGTGGGATATTTCAGCACGCTGCCCGTTAAGGCCGCAGTGCAGCAGCTCCGCCGGCAGGGGATCCCGGCGGCGATCTCTTATACGGCAGGCACTTATAACTGCAACCATATTTTTTACGGTCTGCGGCACTATCTGGAGATGCAGCACGCGGGGATCAGGGGCGGGTTCGTGCATATTCCCTACAGCCACGAACTGGCGGCTGCGCATCCGGGCAAGCCGAGTATGGCATTGGCGACGATGGCAGAAGCAGTGCGCACTATTGTGCAGGTGACGCTGACGGTAGAAGAGGATGCGCGATTCGGTGACGGCGCCGTGCATTAA
- a CDS encoding LysR family transcriptional regulator, which produces MNLANVDLNLLVVFEALYHTRNVTAAGRRLNRAQPSVSNALARLRTLLNDPLFVRSGGGMAPTPRAHQLMPQIQQVLEQIHLALAPPARFDPATAEQRRFTLAAGDYADIVLLPAIISRLRQTAPGIDIRVSRLDRHNIYRQLDRGEVDIALGGHLSGTESHYVRTLFEEHLVCIASRSHPQLADGRWDLARYLSLPHALYAPADDGSARGLVDRRLAEIGGQRRVAVTFSHIVALPAVIADSDLIATLAASVARHFSDPQRVRFLPLPNELAIAPFPIELIAGRQVQRDPALIWLCELIEQLSFTPSPC; this is translated from the coding sequence ATGAATTTAGCCAACGTCGATCTCAACTTGCTGGTGGTGTTCGAAGCGTTGTACCACACGCGCAACGTGACCGCCGCAGGCCGGCGTCTCAACCGCGCCCAGCCCTCCGTCAGCAATGCCTTGGCGCGGCTGCGCACGCTGCTGAACGATCCGCTGTTTGTTCGCAGCGGCGGCGGCATGGCACCCACGCCGCGCGCCCACCAGCTTATGCCGCAGATTCAGCAGGTGCTTGAACAGATTCATCTCGCGTTGGCGCCCCCTGCCCGCTTCGATCCGGCCACCGCCGAGCAACGGCGCTTTACGCTGGCGGCCGGCGACTATGCCGATATCGTGCTGCTGCCCGCCATCATCAGCCGATTACGTCAGACAGCGCCCGGCATCGATATTCGCGTTTCGCGCCTGGATCGCCACAATATTTACCGGCAGTTGGATCGCGGCGAGGTGGACATTGCGCTGGGTGGCCATCTTTCCGGTACGGAAAGCCACTATGTGCGCACGCTGTTTGAAGAACACCTGGTGTGCATCGCCAGCCGTTCACATCCGCAACTGGCGGATGGCCGCTGGGATCTGGCGCGCTATCTCAGCCTGCCGCATGCGTTGTACGCACCGGCAGACGACGGCTCCGCCAGGGGATTGGTCGACCGACGCCTGGCGGAAATCGGCGGTCAGCGGCGCGTCGCCGTGACCTTTTCACATATTGTCGCGCTACCGGCCGTAATCGCCGACAGCGATCTGATCGCCACCCTGGCTGCCAGCGTGGCCCGGCATTTTTCCGATCCGCAACGCGTACGCTTTCTCCCGCTGCCAAACGAATTGGCCATCGCCCCTTTCCCCATTGAGCTGATCGCCGGCCGGCAGGTGCAACGCGATCCGGCATTAATCTGGCTCTGTGAGCTGATAGAGCAACTCTCCTTCACCCCTTCCCCATGTTAA
- a CDS encoding DUF3592 domain-containing protein — MRQTARLCPALGYLTQNRDFRIYREKTVPDILTQALAIFYKETPMSKAKNIFTVIGLILLAPILSLVGFFKFITVDLWRYFKHIGSSLSMMENGVSASGQIISIRQTNLWDGNRPVCEVEVKYIDQDGKNHTAVAKGPISVVELPRYQPGHFTAIKYDPKNPKKAVIEELSRL; from the coding sequence GTGAGGCAAACCGCACGGTTGTGCCCAGCGCTAGGGTACCTGACGCAAAACCGCGATTTTCGCATCTATCGGGAGAAGACCGTTCCCGACATTCTGACTCAGGCGCTGGCGATCTTTTATAAAGAGACGCCCATGTCGAAGGCCAAAAATATTTTCACCGTGATCGGTTTGATTTTATTAGCTCCCATCCTCAGCCTCGTGGGTTTCTTCAAATTCATCACGGTCGATCTCTGGCGCTATTTCAAACATATCGGTTCCTCTCTCAGCATGATGGAGAACGGCGTTTCTGCCTCCGGGCAAATCATCAGCATTCGCCAGACCAATCTGTGGGACGGAAACCGACCGGTCTGCGAAGTCGAAGTCAAATACATCGACCAAGACGGAAAAAACCATACGGCCGTAGCGAAAGGCCCGATCAGCGTCGTGGAGCTGCCGCGTTATCAGCCAGGCCATTTCACCGCGATAAAGTACGACCCGAAGAACCCAAAAAAAGCGGTGATCGAGGAGCTTTCCCGACTTTGA
- a CDS encoding DUF2169 domain-containing protein, which produces MKVVKPLRLSALHRPFFWQGQNHLGVSVLALADMGASPRLRPEPELWQLAAEELTLSGGVLDLAIPKACAEFLATGNAYTHHQQDKTACAVKIQLDSLEKTLVVFGDRHWINDRPSTPLPFAEMRLDWRRAYGGAQFADNPHGIGATPETFPQGRIHRLPNVEPLQGRLTSPRQSALPASFDALDITWPRRFSRIGKNYDADWLKNGFPGFANDIDWRLFNMADSDQQFPQRDSLPPQAAYRIWNMHPSEPMQQGHLPPWRIRCFINRLRAGEAYFEEIAMRHTTVWFFPHREQMLLIYQGSVRINEDDAADVMQLMPALEIEGEPRSTEHYRQVLTQRLDKEQGALHAFREQDLLPETCIGAWLDTETPTQQSPIAENFAAYEQHQREDHRQRLLREGQDIDELFPLPSQEAPPKLDQLAEFVERLESQAEAQYQDMLKLAQANGIDPLNPGGEHMPSSGAESYQQQRDLLFQEGHQRPDAFSDKQLGESERALHQMYLMSAQAQSPALRLSGDLAQIIRQRVAAAMLRDKDLSGLDLTGADLSGMDLSQANLRGTLLENANLRHTRLAGSDLREAMLARADLSGAVLQQANLSHASLALAKCEATDFGGAQLHETNIQQTLFQRCDFTMASLRDLLGYETLLGQCDFSRATLANITLMELQLEQLTFSHARLDKISFVKCRLLAANFNLARLESCTWIDTETQSLSFRAARLTACAFVAKTLLPQADFSDATLNQCNLRQMPLPRANFSRARLNNCDLSETRLNGADFRQANGSGSLFIRSDLSQANLRDANFTAAILQKCVLSGTDLQGTNLFRADLSQSQVDQATRLDGAYTVRVKTLPRHNGKEV; this is translated from the coding sequence ATGAAAGTCGTAAAACCTCTGCGCCTCAGCGCGCTTCATCGCCCCTTCTTTTGGCAAGGGCAAAATCATCTGGGCGTTTCCGTTTTGGCCTTGGCCGATATGGGGGCCTCCCCGCGCCTGCGCCCCGAACCTGAGCTGTGGCAGCTGGCTGCCGAAGAGCTCACGTTAAGCGGCGGCGTGCTCGACTTGGCTATCCCGAAAGCCTGTGCAGAGTTTCTCGCCACCGGTAATGCCTACACCCATCATCAGCAAGACAAAACCGCCTGCGCCGTGAAGATTCAACTGGATTCGCTGGAGAAAACGCTGGTGGTTTTCGGCGATCGCCATTGGATCAACGATCGTCCCTCTACTCCCCTCCCCTTTGCAGAAATGCGTCTGGACTGGCGCCGGGCTTACGGCGGCGCTCAGTTCGCCGATAATCCACACGGTATCGGCGCCACTCCAGAAACATTTCCGCAAGGCCGCATCCATCGCCTACCCAATGTCGAACCGCTGCAGGGGCGTCTTACGTCTCCTCGGCAAAGCGCGCTACCGGCAAGCTTTGACGCGCTGGATATCACCTGGCCACGGCGCTTCTCCCGCATCGGTAAAAACTACGACGCCGACTGGTTGAAAAATGGCTTTCCCGGCTTCGCCAACGACATCGACTGGCGCCTGTTCAACATGGCGGACAGCGACCAACAGTTTCCCCAACGCGACAGTCTGCCGCCTCAGGCCGCCTACCGGATATGGAACATGCATCCGTCGGAGCCAATGCAGCAAGGGCATTTGCCGCCGTGGCGCATACGCTGCTTCATCAACCGGCTGCGCGCCGGCGAAGCGTATTTCGAAGAGATCGCCATGCGCCACACCACCGTCTGGTTCTTCCCCCATCGGGAACAGATGCTGCTTATCTATCAGGGCAGCGTACGCATCAATGAAGACGACGCCGCCGACGTGATGCAACTGATGCCGGCATTGGAAATTGAAGGAGAGCCGCGTTCCACCGAGCATTATCGGCAGGTGTTGACCCAGCGGCTGGATAAAGAACAGGGTGCCCTGCACGCTTTTCGTGAACAAGACCTGTTGCCGGAAACATGCATCGGTGCCTGGCTGGATACGGAAACGCCGACGCAGCAAAGCCCGATCGCGGAAAATTTCGCCGCCTACGAACAGCATCAACGCGAAGATCACCGCCAACGCTTGCTGCGCGAAGGCCAGGACATCGATGAACTGTTCCCGCTGCCGTCGCAAGAAGCGCCGCCGAAGCTGGATCAACTCGCCGAATTCGTCGAGCGACTGGAGAGCCAGGCCGAGGCGCAGTATCAGGACATGCTCAAACTGGCACAAGCTAACGGTATCGACCCGCTCAACCCCGGCGGAGAGCATATGCCATCATCCGGTGCGGAAAGCTACCAGCAGCAGCGCGATCTGCTGTTTCAGGAGGGGCATCAACGTCCCGACGCGTTTAGCGACAAGCAGCTGGGGGAAAGCGAGCGCGCGCTGCACCAGATGTATTTAATGTCGGCACAGGCGCAAAGCCCGGCGCTGCGTTTAAGCGGCGATCTGGCGCAGATCATTCGCCAACGCGTCGCCGCCGCCATGCTGCGCGATAAAGATCTCAGCGGCCTTGATCTCACCGGTGCCGATCTGTCCGGCATGGACCTCAGTCAGGCTAACTTGCGCGGCACATTGCTGGAAAACGCCAATCTGCGCCACACCCGGCTGGCGGGCAGCGATCTTCGCGAGGCGATGTTGGCCCGTGCCGATCTCAGCGGCGCCGTCTTGCAGCAGGCCAATCTGAGCCATGCCTCCTTGGCCCTGGCTAAATGCGAAGCGACGGATTTCGGCGGCGCGCAGCTGCACGAAACCAACATTCAGCAAACGTTGTTTCAGCGCTGTGATTTCACGATGGCGTCACTACGCGATTTGCTGGGGTACGAAACCTTGCTCGGGCAGTGTGATTTCAGCCGTGCCACGCTGGCCAACATTACGCTGATGGAGCTACAGCTGGAGCAGCTGACATTCAGTCACGCTCGGCTCGACAAAATCAGCTTCGTCAAATGCCGGCTGCTGGCGGCAAACTTCAATCTGGCTCGGCTGGAGAGCTGCACCTGGATTGACACCGAGACGCAAAGCCTCAGCTTCCGCGCCGCACGCCTCACGGCCTGCGCCTTTGTGGCAAAGACGCTGTTGCCGCAGGCGGATTTCAGCGACGCGACCCTAAACCAGTGCAATTTACGCCAGATGCCGTTGCCGCGGGCTAATTTCAGCCGTGCGCGTCTCAACAACTGCGACCTGTCGGAAACCCGCCTGAACGGGGCCGATTTCCGCCAGGCCAACGGCAGCGGCAGCCTGTTCATCCGCAGCGATCTGTCCCAGGCCAACCTGCGCGACGCCAATTTCACTGCGGCGATCCTGCAAAAATGCGTGTTGTCAGGCACCGACCTGCAGGGCACCAACCTGTTCCGGGCCGATTTGTCGCAGTCGCAAGTGGATCAGGCGACCCGGCTCGACGGCGCCTATACCGTCAGAGTGAAAACATTGCCTCGCCACAACGGGAAGGAAGTATGA
- a CDS encoding pentapeptide repeat-containing protein, whose translation MTSRPEQIRQRVKRGELIAGEDLHGLSFADMDLAGGMFNELNLNGVNFSGCDLRDSVFSDCQLEHAQFARANLKQTAFNQCAMSASRFSESHIELTMFNDCRLEQSDFSRLPLHQSHWMSCQLAGANFSATQHDRTTFYESPLDGAALNHARLSLVTFFRLNLCQTEFEGVDFDRVTFFECDHRGKSYAGQRLIACQFTDNQLDDVDFSQATLRQSNFKGASLRRANLTGVQAQQSLWLEANLTQAQCRGGQFDQAIFSEATLDAANFSQARLYQCVFQHSRAARCDFSDSDLTYADFCYADIGAADFRRARFMRTRMHRAHQQQTRWGDRSGILESDEELYAAETWSAQRQSRI comes from the coding sequence ATGACTTCAAGACCTGAGCAGATACGCCAACGCGTAAAACGCGGCGAGCTGATTGCCGGTGAGGATTTGCACGGCCTGTCATTCGCCGATATGGATTTGGCCGGCGGCATGTTCAACGAACTGAACCTGAACGGCGTTAACTTTTCCGGTTGCGATCTGCGCGACAGCGTATTCAGCGATTGCCAGCTCGAACACGCTCAGTTCGCGCGGGCGAACCTGAAGCAAACGGCCTTCAATCAGTGCGCCATGTCGGCCAGCCGCTTCAGCGAAAGCCATATCGAACTGACGATGTTCAACGATTGCCGGCTTGAACAAAGCGATTTCAGTCGGCTGCCGCTCCACCAAAGCCACTGGATGTCATGCCAACTGGCCGGCGCGAATTTTTCCGCCACTCAGCACGATCGCACCACCTTTTACGAAAGCCCGCTCGACGGTGCAGCGTTGAATCATGCACGGTTATCTCTTGTCACTTTCTTTAGATTAAACCTCTGCCAAACAGAGTTTGAAGGGGTAGATTTCGACCGTGTCACGTTTTTCGAATGTGACCATCGTGGCAAAAGTTACGCCGGGCAGCGCCTGATCGCCTGCCAGTTCACCGATAACCAACTGGACGATGTCGACTTCAGCCAGGCGACGCTGCGTCAGAGCAACTTCAAGGGCGCTTCACTGCGGCGCGCCAACCTGACGGGCGTGCAGGCGCAGCAGTCGCTGTGGCTGGAAGCCAACCTGACCCAGGCGCAATGCCGCGGCGGGCAGTTCGATCAGGCGATCTTCAGCGAAGCGACGCTGGACGCCGCCAACTTCAGCCAAGCGCGTCTGTATCAGTGTGTGTTCCAACACAGCCGCGCAGCGCGCTGTGATTTCAGCGACAGCGACCTGACCTACGCCGATTTTTGTTATGCCGACATCGGCGCCGCCGATTTCCGGCGCGCGCGTTTTATGCGAACCCGTATGCACCGCGCCCACCAGCAGCAAACGCGCTGGGGCGATCGCAGCGGGATTCTCGAGAGCGACGAAGAACTGTACGCCGCCGAAACCTGGAGCGCACAGCGCCAAAGCCGAATCTGA